From Rhodococcus antarcticus, the proteins below share one genomic window:
- a CDS encoding GTPase: MTTPVSAGAAPSTLPTEVRTARAQLTALLGEAVRPASTPTPDTPTVVVVGETGRGKSSLVNALLHSPGASPVDAAGPTPVHIVLAHAEVPVLTVHRVGCAPLTVDPAALTSWNALLAALPQDGPPPRHVELGLPVPLLEHLTLVDTPGVGGLDGLHSGLAEVAAAGATALLVVLDAGAPLTHPELDLLARLGRDVDTVLLALTRTDVHRGWREVLAADRALLARHVPRLAGVVVHPVSSRLAAAADSAPTPELARVLREQSGIAVLQAELQRTVARRAVMLGEANGLRALHSALVAVARAARTEARALQSGEGAPAELRTRRTELVQQRRSGARAATLRLRAEVQRARVESTHEVAAGVRETQGQFRAAVDAADRERLELLPAQLDPALGALALRVSASLAQRLQRVSALVLAEVFTAEEVAGLDSTPPVPHVPVPAARPVEKRVSASEDRLMVVAGASGGVGLGKLALAPLALVPGLNLVLVPLTLGLGAGAAWWMARARGHVADRAHVRQWAAEVLADARSSLDQLVAEQLIDTEHQLGAALDDALARRVAQLDAELRDVDAALRLDAGERARLARAADARHAELLAGAQRAAALLERLAAVRDRR, encoded by the coding sequence GTGACCACCCCCGTGTCCGCCGGGGCCGCCCCGTCCACGCTGCCCACGGAGGTGCGCACCGCCCGCGCCCAGCTCACCGCGCTGCTGGGCGAGGCGGTGCGCCCGGCGAGCACGCCGACGCCGGACACCCCCACCGTGGTCGTGGTGGGTGAGACCGGCCGCGGCAAGAGCTCGCTGGTCAACGCCCTGCTGCACAGCCCGGGGGCGTCGCCGGTGGATGCGGCCGGCCCCACCCCGGTCCACATTGTGCTGGCGCACGCGGAGGTCCCCGTGCTCACGGTGCACCGGGTGGGATGTGCGCCGCTCACCGTCGACCCCGCCGCGCTGACCAGCTGGAACGCCCTGCTCGCCGCGCTGCCGCAGGACGGTCCGCCACCCCGGCACGTCGAGCTCGGGCTGCCGGTCCCGCTGCTGGAGCACCTCACCCTGGTCGACACCCCGGGGGTGGGTGGGCTCGACGGTCTGCACTCCGGGCTCGCGGAGGTGGCCGCGGCCGGGGCCACGGCCCTGCTCGTGGTCCTCGATGCCGGTGCCCCGCTGACCCACCCCGAGCTCGACCTGCTGGCGCGCCTGGGCCGTGACGTGGACACCGTGCTGCTGGCGCTGACCAGGACCGACGTGCACCGCGGCTGGCGCGAGGTGCTGGCGGCCGACCGCGCCCTGCTGGCCAGGCACGTGCCGCGGCTGGCGGGGGTGGTGGTGCACCCGGTGTCCAGCCGGCTGGCCGCAGCCGCCGACTCCGCCCCCACCCCGGAGCTGGCCCGGGTGCTCCGCGAGCAGTCGGGCATCGCCGTGCTGCAGGCCGAGCTGCAGCGCACGGTGGCCCGGCGCGCGGTCATGCTCGGGGAGGCCAACGGCCTGAGGGCGCTGCACTCGGCGCTGGTCGCGGTGGCCCGGGCCGCCCGCACCGAGGCCCGCGCGCTGCAGTCCGGGGAGGGTGCACCCGCCGAGCTGCGCACCCGCCGCACCGAGCTCGTTCAGCAGCGGCGGTCCGGGGCGCGCGCGGCGACCCTGCGGCTGCGGGCGGAGGTTCAGCGCGCCCGGGTGGAGTCCACCCACGAGGTCGCCGCCGGTGTCCGGGAGACCCAGGGCCAGTTCCGGGCCGCCGTCGACGCCGCCGACCGGGAGCGGCTGGAGCTGCTGCCGGCCCAGCTCGACCCGGCGCTGGGTGCGCTGGCGCTGCGGGTCAGCGCGTCGCTGGCGCAGCGGCTGCAGCGGGTGAGCGCGCTGGTGCTGGCGGAGGTGTTCACCGCCGAGGAGGTGGCCGGGCTCGACTCCACGCCGCCCGTCCCGCACGTGCCCGTGCCGGCCGCTCGCCCGGTGGAGAAGCGGGTCAGCGCCTCGGAGGACCGCCTGATGGTGGTGGCGGGGGCCTCGGGCGGGGTGGGGCTGGGCAAGCTCGCGCTGGCCCCGCTGGCGCTGGTGCCGGGGCTGAACCTGGTGCTCGTGCCGCTCACCCTCGGGCTCGGGGCCGGGGCGGCGTGGTGGATGGCCCGCGCCCGCGGGCACGTCGCCGACCGCGCCCACGTCCGGCAGTGGGCCGCCGAGGTGCTCGCGGACGCGCGGTCCAGCCTCGACCAGCTGGTGGCCGAGCAGCTCATCGACACCGAGCACCAGCTGGGTGCGGCCCTGGACGACGCGCTGGCCCGGCGGGTGGCCCAGCTCGACGCGGAGCTGCGGGACGTGGACGCCGCCCTGCGCCTGGATGCGGGGGAGCGGGCCCGGCTCGCCCGTGCCGCCGACGCCCGGCACGCCGAGCTGCTCGCCGGGGCCCAGCGGGCGGCGGCACTGCTCGAGCGGCTTGCCGCGGTGCGCGACCGCCGCTGA
- a CDS encoding dynamin family protein produces the protein MAERPLCRAVDGLCRELLTQVGPELGPAVHDVLDRLQAPLQVAVTGRLSSGKSTLVNALIGRKVAPTAAGECTRLVTRFTFGAVDRVDVVLHDGRVIGLGLDPDGTVPADVATRAGVALADVSHLEAAVTSDLLAELTVIDTPGLGSLERAPLAGVQHGAVAGAEAVLHVLTQSARADDAEALATFGADTAGREAGPATVLAVLTKVDTVAPESVAGSDGSVWGAGRVLAAEQARALGGRVVDVLPVVGLLAETCETGAFTAVDADALRTLAGTDGAVRTAMLLSADLFTTLECAVDGPTRLRLLDLLDLYGVGCALRALDADPEMATGRLRAALAGASGLAAVRVRLQRVLAARVDVLKAAAALGALAGLARGDTVAEVAVRDGVERLLRLPEAHQLRVAEALTLLTSGTVTLPADLTAEAVRLGTETDPGDRVGTPGASVRELTAVALERAGWWRSFASFGATPSQARIAHVVHRAYFLLWQQLTAGGPR, from the coding sequence GTGGCGGAGCGTCCCCTGTGCCGGGCGGTGGACGGCCTGTGCCGGGAGCTGCTCACCCAGGTGGGCCCCGAGCTCGGCCCTGCGGTGCACGACGTCCTCGACCGGCTGCAGGCCCCGCTCCAGGTGGCCGTCACCGGCCGGCTGTCCTCGGGCAAGTCGACGCTGGTCAACGCGCTCATCGGCCGCAAGGTCGCCCCGACCGCGGCCGGGGAGTGCACCCGCCTGGTCACCCGGTTCACCTTCGGCGCCGTGGACCGGGTCGACGTGGTGCTGCACGACGGCCGCGTCATCGGCCTCGGGCTGGACCCGGACGGCACCGTGCCCGCCGACGTCGCCACCCGGGCGGGAGTGGCCCTCGCGGACGTCTCGCACCTCGAGGCGGCCGTCACCAGCGACCTGCTCGCCGAGCTCACCGTCATCGACACCCCCGGCCTGGGCTCGCTGGAGCGCGCGCCGCTGGCCGGCGTGCAGCACGGTGCGGTGGCCGGGGCCGAGGCCGTCCTGCACGTGCTCACCCAGTCCGCGCGGGCCGACGACGCGGAGGCGCTGGCGACCTTCGGGGCGGACACGGCCGGTCGGGAGGCGGGTCCGGCCACCGTGCTCGCCGTGCTCACCAAGGTCGACACCGTGGCCCCGGAGTCCGTCGCCGGGTCGGACGGGTCGGTGTGGGGCGCCGGGCGGGTGCTGGCCGCGGAGCAGGCCCGGGCCCTCGGTGGTCGTGTGGTGGACGTGCTGCCGGTGGTGGGCCTGCTGGCCGAGACGTGCGAGACGGGGGCGTTCACCGCGGTGGACGCCGACGCGCTGCGCACCCTGGCGGGGACCGACGGGGCCGTGCGCACCGCGATGCTGCTGTCGGCGGACCTGTTCACCACCCTGGAGTGCGCGGTCGACGGCCCCACCCGCCTGCGGCTGCTGGACCTGCTCGACCTCTACGGGGTGGGCTGCGCCCTGCGCGCACTGGACGCCGATCCCGAGATGGCCACGGGGCGGTTGCGGGCCGCCCTCGCCGGGGCCTCGGGGTTGGCCGCGGTGCGGGTGCGGCTGCAGCGGGTGCTGGCCGCCCGGGTGGACGTCCTGAAGGCGGCGGCCGCGCTCGGGGCGCTGGCGGGCCTGGCCCGGGGGGACACGGTGGCCGAGGTGGCGGTGCGCGACGGCGTCGAGCGGTTGCTGCGGCTGCCCGAGGCCCACCAGCTGCGGGTGGCCGAGGCGCTGACCCTGCTCACCTCCGGAACCGTCACGCTGCCGGCGGACCTCACCGCCGAGGCCGTGCGGCTGGGCACCGAGACCGATCCCGGCGACCGGGTCGGCACGCCCGGGGCCTCCGTGCGCGAGCTCACCGCCGTGGCCCTGGAGCGTGCGGGGTGGTGGCGGTCGTTCGCCTCGTTCGGAGCCACGCCGTCGCAGGCCCGGATCGCGCACGTGGTGCACCGCGCGTACTTCCTGCTCTGGCAGCAGCTCACCGCCGGGGGTCCGCGGTGA